The following proteins are co-located in the Oncorhynchus clarkii lewisi isolate Uvic-CL-2024 chromosome 30, UVic_Ocla_1.0, whole genome shotgun sequence genome:
- the LOC139389290 gene encoding zinc finger CCHC domain-containing protein 8-like: MAEIDFGDSELFEQLGEIMPTATHIRFTEDGEEGSELKGRLGECEETIRRLIEENQELKRKLKVLTRPSGINVENIKIDGPLLHILFANNNISKQCRQEIEDCLCCIVQKQQQQGEVEKGNPYVNVNPQSSSFIMEEDQKTKTSCGIQKIKEAFSMVGSVLYFTSFCLDKLGQPLLNDNPQQTEGWEVPKYQQIFSQVIALDGQEVQMKEKRAKPCCFNCGLDGHQLRDCPQPKDMARINKKRKEFCHGNQGNLSNQRYHADEVEERFAKYKPGFISENLLSALGVDMNTLPPHIYRMRQLGYPPGWLKEAEMENSGLMLYDGKVSSDEEPKEDNGPNISYDVSKLVDFPGFNISSPPSVKDDYRLYGSIPMQHNHMKQNFAAYLSNNFPMPGANCNKRPHESYSTPRQTKKRRSDARSSDMDFDSDQDTTPRRHRSSDSFEFQPPLPPGSPSFGSPPPLPHGTPPATPTPPPLPKGTPPPTPTNGSRALRGCTARGSEESAGGEEEELTLEELEEQQRLIWAALENADTATNSDSETPAVGTPLPSSPSISTPAHVDTETEIEDGETEDNEEKEGSMEAASHNSDEQISVETSSSKCQDYEEDAEDKGKVVENKGSLLQSPDEEEGPQSPEAATDGGNVLAQKVRLLQTPVHQVSRQSDPSGQDAMEGDLSDSLGNVMAVPHRSRFAQGIIPFEDTPEFTEVAEATGTYLRIRDLLKGSPRNMAKIKK, translated from the exons ATGGCCGAGATAGATTTTGGTGACAGTGAACTCTTTGAGCAATTGGGAGAGATTATGCCTACTGCAACTCACATTCGGTTCACGGAGGATGGAGAAGAAGGCTCTGAGCTCAAGGGAAGATTGGGGGAGTGTGAGGAAACAATACGGAGGTTGATAGAAGAGA ACCAAGAGTTGAAGAGAAAATTGAAAGTGTTGACAAGGCCAAG TGGCATTAATGTTGAAAACATCAAGATTGATGGTCCTCTTCTACACATCCTTTTTGCAAACAATAACATCTCAAA GCAATGCCGTCAAGAAATTGAAGACTGCCTTTGTTGTATTGTTcagaaacagcagcagcagggagAAGTTGAAAAAGGAAATCCCTACGTAAATGTCAACCCTCAG TCTTCAAGTTTCATTATGGAAGAAGATCAGAAGACCAAGACCTCCTGTGGAATCCAAAAGATTAAGGAGGCCTTCAGT ATGGTGGGAAGTGTCCTGTATTTCACCAGTTTCTGTCTGGACAAACTTGGACAGCCCCTGCTAAATGATAACCCCCAGCAGACAGAAGGATGGGAGGTTCCAAA ATATCAGCAGATCTTCAGCCAGGTCATTGCCTTAGATGGACAAGAAGTACAGATGAAAGAGAAAAG AGCTAAGCCTTGTTGTTTCAACTGTGGGTTGGATGGTCATCAACTTCGAGACTGTCCTCAG CCAAAGGACATGGCCAGAATCAACAAGAAGCGGAAGGAGTTTTGTCACGGTAACCAGGGAAACCTGAGCAATCAGCGTTACCATGCTGATGAAGTGGAGGAGCGATTTGCCAAATACAAACCTGGGTTCATAAG TGAGAACCTGCTGTCTGCCCTGGGAGTTGATATGAACACACTACCACCTCACATCTACCGCATGAGGCAGCTAGGCTACCCACCTGGCTGGCTTAAGGAGGCAGAGATGGAGAACTCCGGTCTCATGCTTTATGATGGGAAGG TTTCAAGTGATGAAGAACCAAAAGAGGACAATGGACCAAACATCTCCTATGATGTTTCCAAGCTTGTAGATTTCCCAGGCTTCAATATATCTTCACCCCCTAGTGTGAAGGAT GACTACAGACTATATGGCTCTATTCCAATGCAGCATAATCACATGAAGCAGAATTTTGCTGCTTATCTCTCTAACAATTTTCCAATG CCTGGTGCCAACTGCAATAAAAGACCACATGAATCCTACTCAACTCCCCGGCAGACAAAGAAAAGGAGATCTGATGCCAGGAGTTCAGATATGGACTTTGATTCAG ACCAGGATACTACACCCCGCCGCCACCGGAGCTCAGACAGCTTCGAATTCCAGCCCCCGCTGCCCCCTGGCTCACCATCCTTTGGTTCACCCCCTCCCTTACCTCATGGTACTCCGCCAGCTACTcccacaccacctcctcttcctAAGGGAACACCTCCCCCCACACCCACAAATGGCTCAAGGGCCCTGCGGGGATGCACTGCGAGAGGGAGTGAGGAGTCTGCAGGCGGGGAGGAGGAAGAGCTGACactggaagagctggaggagcagcAGAGGCTGATCTGGGCAGCATTGGAAAATGCTGACACAGCCACCAACAGTGACTCTGAGACACCAGCTGTTGGAACACCCCTCCCCAGCTCACCCAGCATCTCCACACCTGCCCATGTTGACACTGAAACTGAAATAGAGGATGGTGAGACTGAAGATAATGAGGAAAAGGAGGGATCTATGGAGGCTGCCAGCCATAACAGTGATGAGCAGATCAGTGTTGAGACATCTTCTAGCAAATGTCAGGATTATGAGGAAGATGCTGAAGATAAAGGCAAGGTGGTTGAAAACAAGGGCAGCTTACTGCAATCACCAGATGAAGAAGAGGGCCCTCAGAGCCCTGAAGCTGCCACAGATGGAGGCAATGTGCTTGCACAGAAGGTCAGATTGCTGCAAACGCCAGTGCACCAAGTGAGTCGTCAGTCGGATCCCTCAGGTCAAGATGCTATGGAGGGAGATCTGTCTGACTCTTTGGGGAATGTAATGGCCGTGCCTCACCGGAGTAGGTTTGCACAGGGCATTATTCCCTTTGAGGACACGCCAGAATTCACAGAAGTTGCTGAGGCCACCGGGACATACCTTCGAATCCGAGACTTGTTGAAAGGTTCCCCCCGAAATATGGCGAAAATCAAAAAGTGA
- the LOC139389291 gene encoding uncharacterized protein yields the protein MSTFTTIQLPRWDGGKLKVRFIYLSNRSSFKVTSCPIEGSMVPLFLGADLFSNTDIRTENHPRYHAKFAKKGLATKLNFSSAFRFHGLRVPTANNCMWFYSIQGVFRVAFEMYSKQEQLSVLENFQEVWKSRLNDIPLKMNYNLSVQLDPPPPQIVVEMYDQDLKLKLMSRNPQGYPSQSVEIPDADTGPSGDTSADHDYCFLPNESMPAQPVHICPSILSQKLQGLEEKLSSEKQLGTDQQETILLLLESIERCVSRPLEERDVADIVLALLEARKWGSVYSSHLLHSIGCWLGQQFHGANSSISQQVEGFKVRHIERITDLPPAEELASELFPEAMRTLLLHWMGLSDDSTLWKRQSEYPILLLILEFANHNLITGVAHVLYSSLKVNLDLANSKELSTEESKTTVVKKTTQVKMT from the exons ATGTCAACATTCACAACTATCCAGTTACCGCGTTGGGATGGTGGCAAGCTGAAAGTTCGCTTCATATACTTGTCAAATAGAAGCTCTTTCAAAGTGACGAGCTGTCCTATCGAG GGATCAATGGTTCCTCTCTTTTTAGGGGCTGATCTCTTCTCAAACACTGATATCCGCACAGAGAACCATCCCAGATATCATGCAAAGTTTGCAAAGAAAGGATTGGCAACTAAACTAAATTTCTCCTCAG CTTTTAGATTCCATGGACTGAGGGTACCCACTGCCAATAATTGCATGTGGTTCTACAGCATCCAAGGTGTTTTTCGAGTGGCCTTTGAAATGTATAGTAAACAAGAGCAGCTCTCTGTGTTGGAGAACTTTCAG GAGGTATGGAAGTCCCGCCTAAATGACATCCCACTAAAGATGAACTACAACCTGAGTGTCCAGCTGGATCCTCCACCACCCCAGATCGTTGTGGAGATGTATGACCAAGACCTAAAGCTCAAACTGATGTCCCGGAATCCCCAAGGTTACCCATCTCAATCTGTGGAAatcccagatgcagacacaggccCTTCAGGTGACACTTCAGCAGACCACGATTACTGCTTTCTGCCAAATGAGAGTATGCCAGCACAGCCAGTCCATATATGTCCCTCCATCTTAAGTCAAAAACTGCAGGGCTTGGAGGAAAAGCTGAGCTCTGAGAAACAGCTGGGGACCGACCAGCAGGAGACCATACTGCTTCTGTTGGAGAGCATTGAGCGCTGTGTGAGCAGGCCCCTGGAGGAGAGGGATGTGGCGGACATTGTACTAGCTCTGCTAGAGGCTCGGAAGTGGGGCTCTGTGTACTCCAGCCACCTGCTTCACTCTATAGGCTGCTGGCTTGGCCAGCAGTTCCATGGAGCCAACAGTAGTATCAGCCAGCAGGTAGAGGGCTTCAAGGTGCGACACATAGAGCGAATCACAGATCTGCCACCTGCAGAGGAACTGGCCTCAGAGCTTTTTCCAGAGGCCATGCGAACACTGCTGCTCCACTGGATGGGTCTGAGTGATGACTCAACCCTGtggaagagacagagtgagtACCCCATCCTGCTCCTAATCCTGGAGTTTGCCAACCACAACCTCATCACTGGTGTTGCACATGTGCTTTACTCAAGTCTTAAGGTGAATTTAGATTTAGCCAACTCAAAAGAGTTAAGTACAGAAGAAAGTAAAACTACTGTTGTAAAAAAAACTACTCAAGTAAAAATGACTTAA